A single window of Nicotiana sylvestris chromosome 3, ASM39365v2, whole genome shotgun sequence DNA harbors:
- the LOC138887248 gene encoding uncharacterized protein — protein MKAQALADHLVENHVDDEYQPLSTYFPDEEINSVEVIPENTNAWKIFFDGAVNAKGVGIGAILISPTGQHYPATALSGHNTTNYESYIIGMNMAIYQDVEELLIMGDSDLIIQQAQGEWETWDVKLLPYRQDEEDLRKRFKSIEFRYIPWFHNELVDALANLASMLPYPGNVHIGPLEIQIRERHGYCNTVEVEPDVQTWYHDIKRFLKTKEYPEKASGYQKRTIRRLASGFFLIREVLYKRTTDLNLLRCVDAQEAGRIMNEVHAGVCGPHMNVYVLAK, from the coding sequence ATGAAAGCTCAAGCTTTGGCGGATCACCTAGTTGAGAATCatgttgatgatgaatatcagcctttgagtacttactttccggATGAGGAAataaattcagttgaggtaattCCAGAaaacaccaatgcttggaaaatattcttcgatggagctgtgaatgcaaaaggtgtcgggattggggcaattttgatttcacccactggtcagcactatccggcCACAGCACTATCCGGCCACAACACTACCAATTATGAATCCTACATTATAGGCATGAACATGGCAATCTATCAggatgtggaagaattgttaatcatgggagattctgacttgattatccaacaagctcaaggtgaatgggaaacttgGGATGTCAAGCTTCTTCCATACAGGCAGGATGAGGAAGATCTTAGAAAGCGGTTCAAATCCATCGAGTTTAGGTACATTCCTTGGTTTCATAATGAGTTAGTTGATGCACTAGCTAatttggcctcgatgctgccatatccaggcaatgtccacattggcccattggaaatccaaatccgagaaagaCATGGTTATTGCAATACAGTTGAGGTGGAACCAGATGTTCAgacatggtatcatgatatcaaaagattcttgaaaacaaaggaatatcccGAGAAAGCTAGTGGatatcaaaagagaaccattagaaggctcgCCAGTGGTTTCTTCTTGATCAGAGAAGTCTTGTATAAAAGGACTACAGATCTGAACCTTTTAAGATGCGTGGATGCCCAAGAGGCGGGAAGAATCATGAatgaagtgcacgcaggagtgtgtggaccccaTATGAATGTATATGTCCTTGCAAAGTAA